Proteins encoded in a region of the Vanessa atalanta chromosome 23, ilVanAtal1.2, whole genome shotgun sequence genome:
- the LOC125072949 gene encoding uncharacterized protein LOC125072949: MFKDVNALVLRAYISQHGLHGEIEFSSKNDSLIGIRTNLKPTLQYPDGVWKWSIHEYPVDYRDVSNERCSESSLGKELIDLTEELGYLIVPGKDHAEFESKNTLTGPMGLWGKSIILETADRDRVICASILSTDMLSEKHAVARFTSPIAGTLNFRWLTTPELDETDSYVQADLYHTKVLKEGLGYTEHKWKLFVTDIFDSDKGSHEDNCNVLQLVFNPDNSGEGMSVGDLDSRFGLIKVATDATEKKMKKLYKDEVLNILRSDMEATKRNLYVVIFDTRHSDSFLACAKLRPMQPKTTKALINMDGIKGAVEFSQRSPLDPTWANFQLGASDQDYESNLRFVSSMLQYSIRELPPKVIDPEKWKSICNTTGNLYNPTGVDEKNVPPPGMGTMDQYPIGDLLGKYKDRTEYLNHKYLLPGLVNELSGAYWDVFLPLSGRNSVLHRAVVLTRRQPKHELCATILPYEYGTEYQTQMSSAQVVFRYPIVGRVVLRQPLERPWEDTTIIIESMVHADGASINNTFEHRWAIHEHAPGKDYYNWTARCLSAGRVLQQKDMEVDARNPERSCSSAHEGLCRLGDFTTRHGMLSIAGKKVDSARLTRRLFTDSLIALSGVRSVLRRSLVIYDDHGPVARGERLACSVVNGLHRRKAVIQDWFGNGNTVGLKGKLELTQQSEYDITNVQVTLEGLDEDIRNYKIHMTPIEKELEFPCEKTTIYDTYNPFHVNKSLSPPTAKGTADQYELGDLGEKYGLLDNFKTLTTYYNETQLSLYGPYSILGRSVALHKKSKDRRWACSSIERGYSPTEAREIRAIASFHHPGGFAHGYVRMTQLVHGDGSTSDTILEVKLRHPGVRDTNLTHHHRWEVFVNPVGVDAAVKVTGTRCVAGGYRWNPYFTQLADPLNHDLYNQECGADNPLRCDVGDLTARLGTITVGGQRQMFVDSNLPLEGTVSAMSRSLVIFGPDRSSERFACANILPDKDIIKFVNIMKPPRFVLGQFLAEVRRVMGVPEWMVGVDSRRTRVLHAGACVQVLLHFTGPDASRLELDFTKLLASGRLDSPSIFIPGFVDPKRKRTISYRQCGVTDPNERKRNLEGPFLFFGPKSLEKYKRPALKALDQDDLMKIYGEQAAIVVFNNQDSVPLSSGNFPRLRKMLEGQTTLVLPQDFLDVHPDYIINETQVLTLQGPWSERDAQMTETFARLQDIYGAGRVLGVLGNSVSQSQPSDYEGDWIRVRRQASDESTTTSAPTAAEEEKPARVLPKYALYNATGPPGKGALIYSTGWPELKWPDGTLTLLDTPVGEPTVKPTRLYTILVVRFADGDNTRDKITLEFSFKQLSGWWTAVGVEVKRGLESTGLNLQAPASPDAPAAVLGKAYHCSQSLVYTSEEASLVFPDIQMQVFMDSTEKFADAFDCITFTTVPIWSGLMVTFMMLTVLAISIVMIMDIKTMDRFETNKSKQLNITVID, from the exons ATGTTTAAAG aTGTAAATGCTCTCGTGCTCCGAGCCTATATCTCACAGCATGGGCTGCACGGAGAAATCGAGTTCTCTAGTAAAAATGACAGTCTTATTGGCATTAGAACCAACTTGAAGCCGACTCTACAATATCCGGATGGAGTTTGGAAGTGGTCAATTCACGAATATCCCGTAGATTACAGAGATGTGTCGAACGAAAGGTGTTCAGAATCCAGTCTCGGTAAAGAGCTGATAGACTTGACAGAGGAACTTGGTTACTTGATAGTGCCTGGCAAAGACCACGCGGAATTCGAGAGTAAAAATACGTTAACTGGTCCCATGGGCCTTTGGggtaaaagtattatattagaaaCTGCAGACAGGGACAGAGTCATCTGTGCCTCCATTTTATCCACGGACATGTTGTCTGAAAAGCATGCAGTCGCAAGATTTACTTCGCCCATAGCCGGTACTTTGAATTTCAGATGGTTAACGACGCCCGAATTGGACGAGACTGATTCATATGTCCAAGCTGACCTCTACCATACTAAAGTATTGAAAGAAGGTCTCGGTTATACCGAACATAAGTGGAAATTGTTCGTGACAGATATATTCGATTCAGATAAAGGCAGTCATGAAGATAATTGCAATGTTCTTCAATTAGTATTCAATCCTGACAATAGCGGCGAGGGCATGAGTGTTGGTGACCTGGATAGCCGGTTTGGTCTCATTAAAGTGGCGACTGATGCGACAGAGAAGAAAATGAAGAAGTTATACAAGGATGAAGTTTTAAATATCTTGAGAAGCGACATGGAAGCTACGAAGAGGAATCTTTATGTTGTGATATTTGATACTAGACATTCCGATAGCTTCTTAGCTTGTGCTAAGTTGAGACCGATGCAGCCAAAGACTACCAA AGCTCTCATCAACATGGACGGGATTAAAGGCGCTGTGGAATTCAGTCAGCGATCTCCATTAGATCCGACATGGGCGAATTTCCAGCTCGGTGCTTCAGATCAGGATTACGAGTCCAATCTTAGATTTGTGAGCTCCATGCTGCAGTACAGCATTAGAGAGCTACCACCGAAAGTTATAGATCCCGAAAAGTGGAAAAGCATATGTAACACTACGggtaatttatataatcctaCTGGGGTTGACGAGAAGAATGTACCACCTCCTG gtATGGGAACAATGGACCAGTATCCTATCGGCGACCTGCTGGGCAAATACAAGGATCGCACGGAATACCTGAACCACAAGTACTTATTGCCGGGTCTCGTGAACGAGCTCAGCGGAGCCTATTGGGACGTCTTCCTGCCACTCAGTGGTCGAAATAGCGTTCTGCATAGAGCTGTGGTTTTGACCAG GAGACAACCGAAACACGAACTCTGCGCTACAATCCTCCCTTACGAGTATGGCACGGAGTATCAGACGCAGATGAGCTCTGCGCAAGTTGTGTTCCGTTACCCTATCGTCGGTAGAGTCGTACTGAGGCAGCCTCTGGAACGACCTTGGGAGGACACCACCATCATTATCGAGAGCATG GTACACGCGGATGGTGCCAGCATCAACAATACTTTCGAACACCGCTGGGCTATTCACGAGCACGCACCGGGCAAGGACTACTACAACTGGACGGCGCGTTGCCTCAGCGCCGGCCGCGTGCTGCAGCAGAAAGACATGGAAGTGGACGCGCGAAACCCGGAGCGCTCGTGCTCTTCCGCGCACGAGGGCCTGTGTCGTCTAGGAGACTTCACGACGAG GCACGGCATGTTATCCATTGCTGGAAAGAAAGTGGATAGCGCTCGTCTGACGCGACGGCTGTTCACGGACAGCTTGATCGCTCTCTCGGGCGTGCGCTCTGTATTGCGACGTTCGCTCGTGATCTACGACGACCACGGACCTGTTGCGCGCGGGGAGAGACTGGCTTGCTCCGT cGTGAATGGTCTTCACCGTCGCAAAGCTGTTATTCAAGATTGGTTCGGTAACGGAAACACTGTGGGGTTGAAGGGCAAGCTGGAGTTGACTCAGCAGTCAGAATACGACATAACCAATGTCCAAGTCACGCTGGAGGGACTGGACGAAGATATCagaaattacaaaatacatatg ACTCCTATAGAAAAAGAGTTGGAGTTTCCTTGTGAGAAGACGACAATTTACGATACTTACAACCCATTCCACGTGAACAAATCGCTCAGTCCTCCTACTGCTAAAG GAACCGCAGACCAGTACGAACTTGGCGATTTGGGTGAAAAGTACGGTCTTCTTGacaattttaaaacgttaacaACGTACTACAACGAGACGCAACTCTCTCTGTATGGGCCTTATAGTATTTTGGGACGGTCCGTCGCTCTCCACAAGAag AGCAAAGACCGTCGCTGGGCGTGTTCATCTATCGAGCGCGGCTACAGCCCGACCGAGGCGCGCGAGATCCGCGCCATCGCGTCCTTCCACCACCCCGGCGGGTTCGCGCACGGCTACGTGCGCATGACGCAGCTCGTGCACGGCGACGGCAGCACCAGCGACACCATCCTCGAAGTCAAGCTGCGACATCCGGGAGTCAGGGACACCAACCTC ACTCACCACCACAGATGGGAGGTGTTCGTGAACCCGGTGGGCGTGGACGCGGCGGTGAAGGTGACGGGCACGCGCTGCGTCGCCGGCGGCTACCGCTGGAACCCGTACTTCACGCAACTGGCGGACCCGCTCAAC CACGACCTTTATAACCAAGAGTGCGGCGCCGACAATCCTTTGAGATGCGACGTGGGCGACTTGACGGCCAGACTCGGAACCATAA CTGTAGGTGGTCAGCGGCAAATGTTCGTGGACAGCAACCTCCCACTCGAAGGGACTGTGTCTGCGATGAGTCGTTCTCTCGTCATATTTGGTCCCGACAGAAGCTCGGAGCGGTTCGCCTGCGCCAACATACTACCCGACAAGGATATCATAAAGTTCGTCAATATTATGAAGCCTCCGAGATTTGTTTT GGGCCAGTTCCTTGCGGAAGTAAGGCGAGTGATGGGGGTGCCGGAGTGGATGGTGGGCGTGGACTCGCGGCGCACTCGCGTGCTGCACGCGGGCGCATGCGTGCAGGTGCTGCTGCACTTCACAGGCCCTGATGCTAGCCGACTCGAGCTAGATTTCACTAA ATTATTAGCATCAGGGCGATTAGATTCTCCCTCAATATTCATCCCTGGCTTCGTCGACCCCAAGCGGAAGAGAACCATCTCCTACCGTCAGTGCGGCGTCACTGACCCGAATGAAAGAAAAAG AAATTTGGAAGGTCCATTCCTATTCTTTGGACCGAAATCTCTTGAAAAGTACAAACGGCCAGCTCTCAAGGCCTTGGACCAGGATGATTTGATGAAGATTTACGGAGAACAAGCGGCTATCGTGGTGTTCAATAACCAGGATTCGGTACCCCTATCCAGTGGCAATTTTCCAAGATTGAGGAAAATGTTGGAGGGTCAAACGACACTGGTTCTACCACAGGACTTTTTAGACGTCCACCCGGATTACATTATCAACGAAACTCAG GTTCTGACGCTGCAAGGGCCGTGGTCGGAGCGTGATGCGCAGATGACCGAGACATTCGCTAGACTTCAGGATATTTATGGCGCTGGTCGTGTTTTGGGAGTTTTAG GAAATTCAGTGTCTCAAAGCCAGCCGTCAGATTACGAAGGTGACTGGATCCGTGTGCGTCGCCAGGCTTCTGATGAGAGCACTACTACGAGTGCACCGACCGCCGCCGAAGAAGAGAAACCGGCTCGGGTGTTGCCGAAATACGCCCTTTATAACGCCACGG GTCCTCCGGGTAAGGGCGCCCTTATATACTCCACAGGGTGGCCAGAACTAAAATGGCCAGATGGTACATTGACGTTGCTGGACACTCCGGTGGGAGAACCCACCGTGAAACCTACCCGCCTTTATACCATCCTGGTCGTTCGTTTTGCTGATGGGGATAATACTAGAGACAAG ATAACACTAGAGTTCTCATTCAAACAATTATCTGGCTGGTGGACGGCGGTGGGTGTCGAAGTGAAGCGCGGTCTGGAGAGCACGGGACTCAACCTGCAAGCGCCCGCCTCCCCCGACGCACCGGCGGCTGTTCTGGGGAAGGCGTACCACTGCTCGCAGTCACTTGTCTACACATCTGAGGAAGCTAGTCTCGTATTTCCAGACATACAG ATGCAGGTATTTATGGACAGCACGGAGAAGTTCGCGGACGCATTCGATTGCATCACGTTCACGACCGTGCCCATCTG GTCCGGTCTCATGGTGACGTTCATGATGCTGACGGTGCTCGCGATATCGATAGTGATGATAATGGACATCAAGACAATGGACCGCTTCGAGACGAACAAAAGCAAGCAACTAAACATAACTGTTATCGATTGA